A section of the Euryarchaeota archaeon genome encodes:
- a CDS encoding archaeosine biosynthesis radical SAM protein RaSEA: MAITAAESDDSQGHAVAGVGESRQLQQVIRQIRYFRPDPAGRTRATKVWEQDDRVEDVEAKALVIILATRGCAWALHSGCSMCGYVNDSLMVKVSTADFVAQMESALAEAYRGQEILKIYTSGSFLDPTEVHPEAQEAIMARVPATVKKLIVEAQAQFVTAENVGRVMRTLKSRDGGALQVPSFEVAIGLESASDAVEQYSVNKDFRFPHFVEAAKVADETGTGIKAYILVKPPFLTEREAMLDCIDTARLAAPHSKTISFNPCNVQKNTLVERLFRRKEYRPPWLWSVVEILKEASLVANPQAKTGAKRVQSDIVGGGTKRGAHNCGECDERVLHAIAKFSVTQDRTLLMPLACECKTEWEATLELEGFLQGGAPIESLL, from the coding sequence ATGGCCATCACGGCCGCAGAGTCGGACGATTCGCAGGGGCACGCCGTGGCGGGTGTCGGCGAGTCGCGCCAACTCCAACAGGTCATCCGCCAGATCCGCTACTTCCGACCCGACCCGGCAGGTCGCACAAGGGCGACCAAGGTCTGGGAACAAGACGATCGTGTCGAGGACGTCGAGGCGAAGGCCCTCGTCATCATCCTCGCAACACGCGGGTGCGCGTGGGCGCTCCACTCGGGTTGCTCCATGTGCGGTTACGTGAACGACAGCCTCATGGTGAAAGTCTCGACGGCGGACTTCGTCGCCCAGATGGAATCAGCGCTCGCGGAGGCCTACCGGGGCCAGGAGATACTCAAGATATACACGTCGGGAAGTTTCCTCGATCCGACCGAGGTCCACCCCGAAGCGCAAGAGGCGATCATGGCGCGGGTGCCCGCGACGGTCAAGAAACTCATCGTGGAGGCGCAGGCCCAATTCGTGACAGCGGAGAACGTCGGGCGCGTCATGCGCACGCTCAAATCCCGCGACGGCGGGGCGCTCCAAGTGCCGTCCTTCGAGGTCGCGATCGGCCTAGAATCGGCAAGCGACGCCGTCGAGCAGTACTCTGTGAACAAGGACTTCCGTTTCCCGCACTTCGTCGAGGCCGCGAAGGTCGCCGATGAGACCGGGACGGGCATCAAGGCCTACATCCTCGTGAAACCGCCTTTCCTCACGGAGCGGGAAGCGATGCTCGACTGCATAGACACCGCTAGGCTCGCGGCCCCCCATTCGAAGACGATCTCTTTCAATCCCTGCAACGTCCAGAAGAACACCCTCGTCGAGCGACTGTTCAGGAGGAAGGAGTACAGGCCGCCGTGGCTCTGGAGCGTCGTCGAGATCCTGAAGGAGGCGAGTCTTGTGGCGAACCCGCAGGCGAAAACGGGCGCGAAACGAGTGCAAAGCGACATCGTCGGCGGCGGCACCAAGCGAGGTGCCCACAACTGCGGAGAGTGCGACGAGCGCGTCTTGCACGCCATAGCCAAGTTCTCCGTCACCCAGGACCGGACGTTGCTCATGCCGCTCGCTTGCGAGTGCAAAACGGAGTGGGAAGCGACGCTGGAACTAGAGGGGTTCTTACAGGGCGGGGCGCCGATAGAGAGTCTACTGTGA